GATGGTGATGCCGGGCGACAACATCCAGATGGTTGTGAACCTGATTGCACCGATTGCGATGGATGACGGTCTGCGCTTCGCCATTCGCGAAGGTGGCCGCACCGTCGGCGCCGGCGTCGTCACCTCCATCATCGAATAGGCCGGAGCGGGTAGCGACGGTGCGTTCGGTGGATAGGAGTGTAGCTCAATTGGTAGAGCACCGGTCTCCAAAACCGGGGGCTGTAGGTTCGAGTCCTACCACTCCTGCCAGCCGGATCGTCCGGCCTGCATTTGTGTCGGGTGAGAAATAGTAACGCGATGAAAGCGGAACGAATGGCGAAACCATCGGTTGGCGAGTTTGTACGCCAGGTACGACAAGAGGTGAGCAAGGTCACATGGCCGACGCGTACCGAAACAATTCAGTCGACCCTGATGGTCGTTGTCATGGTGGCGTTCGCGGCCGTGTTCTTCTTCCTCGTCGACATTGTGTTGGCGGAGCTCGTTCAATTGGCCCTGTCGGTCGGGAGTTAATGGTTTGATGGGCATGCAGTGGTTTGTTGTTCACGCCTATTCCGGCTTCGAATCCAAGGTCGCGCAGTCGATCAAGGAACAGGCCGTGACCAAGGGCATGAACGACATGTTCGAGGATGTGCTGGTGCCGACCGAGGAAGTGGTCGAGATGCGCCGCGGCTCGA
This portion of the Alphaproteobacteria bacterium genome encodes:
- the tuf gene encoding elongation factor Tu (EF-Tu; promotes GTP-dependent binding of aminoacyl-tRNA to the A-site of ribosomes during protein biosynthesis; when the tRNA anticodon matches the mRNA codon, GTP hydrolysis results; the inactive EF-Tu-GDP leaves the ribosome and release of GDP is promoted by elongation factor Ts; many prokaryotes have two copies of the gene encoding EF-Tu), which translates into the protein MVMPGDNIQMVVNLIAPIAMDDGLRFAIREGGRTVGAGVVTSIIE
- the secE gene encoding preprotein translocase subunit SecE: MAKPSVGEFVRQVRQEVSKVTWPTRTETIQSTLMVVVMVAFAAVFFFLVDIVLAELVQLALSVGS